Proteins found in one Bremerella volcania genomic segment:
- a CDS encoding sulfatase family protein, producing the protein MMRIAVLAVAFLVSSGLSVANAQTGDSEKRPHIIFVMADDMGWGQTGYRNHPVLKTPNLDLMAANGLRLERFYAGCCVCSPTRASVLTGRSPVRCGVLTHGYALRHQEKTLAQALKDAGYVTGHFGKWHLNGLRGPGAPILAEDTYGPGHFGFDEWVSVTNFFDVDPLMSRQGKFEQMEGDSSEVAMAEAIKFLEKHKDGDKPMFAVVWFGTPHSPFKALDDDKIPFGNLKADSENHYGELVAMDRSIGTLRSALREMKIADDTLFVFCSDNGGLPRIEPDTVGGLRGNKGNVYEGGLRVPAIIEWPSMIQPRISSYPACTMDLFPTVADVLGLPEDVFVKPLDGVSLKPLFTDEIGPREQPIGFRFQKQAALVDNDWKLVTSNREQDNKFELYNLKDDPHEEKDLAKAKPDQLAKLKSAYQAWDAAVEASFAGKDYAAGKLTEPDPEPHYWTIDPRYEKYLPEWKDRWEYRSYIQKVLKK; encoded by the coding sequence ATGATGCGCATCGCAGTTCTTGCCGTAGCTTTCCTGGTTTCGTCTGGCTTGTCCGTTGCCAACGCGCAGACGGGTGATTCTGAAAAGAGGCCTCACATCATTTTCGTGATGGCGGATGACATGGGCTGGGGGCAAACCGGATATCGAAATCATCCCGTTTTGAAGACACCCAACCTCGACCTGATGGCCGCCAATGGCCTTCGACTGGAACGGTTCTACGCTGGCTGCTGTGTTTGCTCGCCTACCCGGGCGAGTGTGCTTACCGGTCGTTCACCGGTCCGTTGCGGCGTTCTGACGCACGGTTACGCTTTGCGACACCAGGAAAAGACACTTGCCCAGGCACTCAAAGATGCCGGGTATGTCACCGGGCACTTCGGCAAGTGGCACCTTAATGGCCTCCGCGGGCCTGGTGCGCCAATCCTCGCGGAAGACACTTATGGCCCAGGGCACTTCGGCTTCGATGAGTGGGTCTCAGTCACGAACTTCTTTGACGTCGATCCACTGATGAGCCGACAAGGCAAATTCGAGCAAATGGAAGGAGACTCATCGGAAGTGGCTATGGCCGAGGCCATCAAATTCCTCGAGAAACACAAAGACGGTGACAAACCGATGTTCGCAGTCGTATGGTTTGGTACGCCTCATAGCCCCTTCAAAGCACTCGACGACGACAAGATTCCTTTCGGCAATCTCAAAGCCGACTCCGAAAACCACTATGGCGAACTCGTTGCCATGGATCGCAGCATCGGTACGCTGCGTTCGGCTCTGCGTGAAATGAAGATCGCCGACGATACCTTGTTTGTCTTCTGCAGCGATAACGGTGGGCTACCGCGAATTGAGCCTGACACGGTCGGTGGATTGCGAGGCAATAAAGGGAACGTCTACGAAGGGGGGCTCCGCGTCCCGGCCATCATCGAATGGCCGTCGATGATTCAGCCACGAATCAGCAGCTATCCAGCATGCACCATGGACCTCTTCCCCACGGTTGCGGACGTGCTTGGTCTTCCGGAAGACGTCTTCGTTAAACCACTGGACGGCGTCAGTCTAAAGCCGCTTTTTACGGATGAGATCGGGCCTCGCGAGCAACCGATTGGCTTCCGATTCCAGAAACAAGCTGCCTTGGTTGACAACGACTGGAAATTGGTGACGTCCAACCGAGAACAAGACAACAAGTTTGAGCTTTATAACCTGAAGGACGATCCGCACGAAGAGAAGGACCTTGCCAAAGCGAAGCCTGACCAACTCGCGAAACTCAAGTCGGCCTACCAGGCCTGGGACGCCGCCGTCGAAGCAAGCTTTGCGGGTAAAGACTACGCAGCCGGTAAGCTGACCGAGCCTGACCCCGAACCTCACTACTGGACGATCGATCCCCGGTACGAGAAGTATCTCCCAGAGTGGAAAGACCGCTGGGAATATCGATCTTACATCCAAAAAGTCTTGAAAAAGTGA